From a single Bacillus pumilus genomic region:
- a CDS encoding polysaccharide biosynthesis protein, which yields MNRFVKGVILLSVAAFIAECIEFLVNMILARELGEHGMGLYMSILPIIMLVLVIASLELPVSISKFIAESHERLHKSMLRHAFKMTLVVTCTTTGIAAVVLPFIPVFQSYHPLMKGLVLSLIPIIAFTSIARGYFMGKQQMGRIALANMLKKTIQLICLFLFFHWYSFDIETAVLIAIGVIVASDLVVFIYLYSQYLMAKNAVNVRSVELRGVDVRKRLLAVSIPTTGMRIFHAIANAVEPFLIKGALIAAGISGTLAVDHYGMLAGVAMSIGFFPAFIAHSIMIVMIPNVSEAYALGQYDLVKKRVRQAILITFGYGVPAVMVMYYFAYPLTQLFFDSPQAAVYLQLLWPYFLCHLFVMPFQACLIGMGLIKDVFLHNIWVHVVSFSMVYFLGSIESLNMMGVILGMNTGMLLLTALHYATICKELGVSMFLRMKKA from the coding sequence ATGAATCGATTTGTAAAAGGGGTCATTCTGCTATCTGTCGCAGCTTTCATTGCCGAGTGTATAGAGTTTTTAGTCAATATGATTTTAGCGAGAGAGCTTGGGGAACATGGAATGGGTCTTTATATGAGTATCCTTCCCATCATCATGCTCGTTCTTGTGATCGCAAGCTTAGAGCTGCCAGTCTCCATTTCTAAATTCATTGCAGAATCGCATGAGCGTCTCCACAAAAGTATGCTCCGCCATGCGTTTAAAATGACGTTAGTGGTGACATGTACAACAACGGGAATTGCAGCGGTTGTATTGCCTTTCATTCCTGTGTTTCAGTCGTATCACCCGCTCATGAAAGGGCTGGTACTGTCTCTTATTCCGATTATTGCGTTCACCTCTATTGCACGCGGCTATTTTATGGGAAAGCAGCAAATGGGCAGGATCGCTTTAGCCAATATGCTGAAGAAAACAATTCAACTCATTTGCTTGTTTTTGTTTTTTCATTGGTATTCGTTTGATATTGAAACAGCCGTACTCATTGCCATTGGTGTCATTGTTGCGAGTGATCTCGTCGTCTTTATTTATTTATACTCCCAATACCTCATGGCGAAAAATGCTGTCAATGTCAGATCTGTTGAATTAAGAGGGGTTGACGTGAGAAAGCGTCTATTAGCCGTCTCCATTCCGACAACGGGCATGCGGATTTTTCATGCGATCGCCAATGCGGTGGAACCGTTTTTAATCAAAGGAGCGCTTATTGCAGCAGGCATCTCTGGAACACTTGCTGTTGATCATTACGGCATGCTGGCTGGTGTGGCGATGTCGATCGGTTTTTTTCCAGCGTTTATCGCCCATTCAATCATGATTGTGATGATTCCCAATGTATCTGAAGCCTATGCTTTAGGTCAGTATGATCTTGTGAAAAAGCGTGTCAGACAGGCTATTCTCATTACGTTTGGGTACGGGGTGCCGGCGGTGATGGTCATGTATTATTTTGCTTACCCACTTACACAGCTCTTTTTTGATTCACCGCAAGCTGCTGTCTATTTACAGCTGCTTTGGCCGTACTTTTTATGCCACCTGTTTGTGATGCCTTTTCAAGCGTGTCTAATCGGTATGGGGCTCATTAAAGACGTGTTCCTACATAATATATGGGTGCATGTCGTCTCGTTTTCAATGGTGTATTTCCTCGGTTCAATTGAAAGCTTAAATATGATGGGGGTCATATTAGGGATGAATACGGGCATGCTCCTTTTGACTGCTTTGCATTATGCGACGATTTGTAAGGAGCTCGGCGTTTCCATGTTTCTTAGAATGAAAAAAGCTTGA
- a CDS encoding cell wall hydrolase — MMKIHTALFVILMLVAAMKMDNIQEQQGTLSHELSKAPVKHQLSYIDQEDHDQVIPAFSEEKRQPKVKMLSTSSEEKSSKPKQKKRVKAETTKEESTKRYSDAEMELLSRLVHAEAKGESYAGKKAVASVVLNRVEHRSFPDSVKGVIYQRNAFQPVSNGSIHDKADQDSVKAVKQVVKDHDRTTKAIYFYNPKTATDNWIRSRKIVERIGRHVFAV, encoded by the coding sequence ATGATGAAAATTCATACAGCTCTTTTTGTCATCCTTATGCTGGTTGCAGCCATGAAGATGGACAACATACAAGAGCAGCAAGGAACATTAAGTCACGAGCTTTCAAAAGCACCTGTTAAGCATCAGCTTTCATATATAGATCAAGAGGATCACGATCAAGTCATCCCAGCATTTTCAGAGGAGAAGCGTCAGCCGAAAGTCAAAATGCTTAGTACCTCTTCGGAAGAAAAGTCTTCAAAACCGAAGCAAAAGAAAAGAGTAAAGGCTGAAACGACGAAAGAGGAAAGCACCAAACGTTATTCTGATGCAGAAATGGAATTACTCTCACGATTGGTACACGCTGAAGCAAAAGGTGAATCTTACGCAGGAAAAAAAGCTGTAGCAAGCGTTGTCTTAAACAGGGTGGAGCATCGCTCTTTTCCTGACAGTGTAAAAGGTGTTATTTATCAGCGAAATGCTTTCCAGCCTGTATCGAATGGAAGTATTCATGATAAAGCAGATCAAGATTCTGTTAAAGCAGTAAAACAGGTAGTGAAAGACCATGATAGAACGACAAAGGCCATTTATTTTTATAATCCCAAAACGGCAACAGATAACTGGATTCGTTCTCGCAAGATTGTAGAACGTATCGGGCGTCACGTATTTGCTGTATAA
- the stoA gene encoding endospore biogenesis thiol-disulfide oxidoreductase StoA produces MNRKYLPASLLMMTLFLLFMNIEAEAKEPVMAPRIEAPTLNGDTQMVPPKGKKTILHFWTTWCPSCKMELPVFDQIVKENQSDVEILTVNLLGAEQSKKAVAQFVKDRRFAFPVILDEHGEMMKKYHIITIPTTFLMNEKGEVVKNHVGPLTKKQIKEWTDL; encoded by the coding sequence ATGAATCGTAAATATCTACCCGCCAGTCTTCTCATGATGACCTTGTTTCTGCTTTTTATGAACATAGAGGCTGAAGCAAAAGAGCCCGTTATGGCGCCAAGGATAGAGGCTCCTACATTAAATGGTGATACGCAGATGGTTCCGCCGAAAGGAAAAAAGACCATCCTACACTTTTGGACAACATGGTGCCCGTCCTGCAAAATGGAGCTGCCCGTATTTGACCAGATCGTGAAAGAAAATCAGAGTGATGTTGAGATTTTAACGGTGAATTTATTAGGGGCTGAACAAAGTAAAAAGGCCGTTGCCCAATTTGTGAAAGATAGAAGGTTTGCATTCCCAGTCATTCTTGATGAGCATGGAGAAATGATGAAAAAATACCATATCATCACCATTCCAACCACCTTTTTAATGAATGAAAAAGGGGAAGTAGTGAAAAATCATGTCGGACCATTGACGAAAAAACAAATCAAAGAGTGGACAGATTTGTAG